The Streptomyces rubrogriseus genomic sequence GCCTCGGCCAGCACCTGGAGGAAGTCGTTGTCGCCGATGCCGCCGGGGTGGCGCAGGACGGCCTCGCCGGCCTGGCGGGCCATCGCGGCGGCCAGGCCGTCGATCCGCTCGCCCTTGATCCGGTTGGCCAGCTCCCAGTCCGCGATCGCGGAGACGTTGGAGACGGCGTCGCCGATGCCGGCCCGTACGAAGCGGGCCGGTGCCGCGCGGATGACGTCCAGGTCGATGACGACGGCGATCGGGTTCGGCACACCGTAGGAGCCGCGGCCCGCGTCGTTGTCGAGGGTGGCGACCGGGGAGCACAGCCCGTCGTGCGCGAGGTTGGTGGGCACGGCGACCAGCGGGAGGCCGATGCGCGCGGCCGCGAACTTGGCGCAGTCGATGATCTTGCCGCCGCCGAGGCCGACGACCGCGTCGTAGTGGCCGCCCTTCATGGCGCCGGCCAGCTTGATCGCGTCGTCCAGGGTGCCGCCGCCGACCTCGAACCAGTCGGCGCCGGGCAGGGACGGGGCGACGCGGTCGCGCAGCCGGGCGCCGGAGCCGCCGCTGACGGCGACGGCGAGCTTGCCCGAGTGGGAGATGCGCTCGTCGGCGAGTACGCATCCCAGGTCGTCGAGGGCACCCGCGCGGATGTCCACGACGACCGGCGACGGGATGAGCCTCGTCAGTACTGGCACGCGATCTCCCTGCCCTTGGCGAGGTCGTCGTGGTTGTCGATCTCGACCCACTTGACGTCGCCGATCGGCGCCACGTCGACCTTGAAGCCGCGGTTGACCAGCTCCTGGTAGCCGTCCTCGTAGTAGAGCTGCGGGTCGCGCTCGAAGGTGGTCTTCAGCGCGTCGGCCAGCTCCGCGGCGGCCTCGCCCTCGATCAGGGTGACGCCGATGTACTCGCCGGTCGCGTCGGCCGGGTCCATCAGCTTGGTGATGCGCTGCACGCCCTTGTCGGGGTCGACGACGACCTTCATCTCCTCGTCGGCGAGGTTCTTCACCGTGTCGAGGGCGAGGATGATCTTCTTGCCGTCGCCGCGGGCGGCGAGCAGGGTCTTCTCGACGGAGACCGGGTGCACGGTGTCGCCGTTGGCGAGGATCACACCGTCCTTGAGGGCGTCACGGCCGCACCACAGGGAGTAGGCGTTGTTCCACTCCTCGGCCTTGTCGTTGTCGATGAGGGTGAGCTTGACGCCGTACTTCTGCTCCAGCTCCGCCTGGCGGTCGTACACGGCCTCCTTGCGGTAGCCGACGATGATCCCGACCTCCGTCAGACCGACCTCGGCGAAGTTCGCCAGCGTCAGGTCGAGGACCGTGATGCCGTCCTCCGCGCCCTCGGGGCCGACCGGGACCAGTGCCTTGGGCAGGGTGTCGGTGTAGGGGCGCAGACGGCGTCCGGCGCCGGCCGCCAGCACGAGGCCGATCATGCGGGTTCTCCTTCGTCGTGTACGGCGGGTGCGCCGACCTGGTGGGCGGCGACCCAGAAGCGGATGCTCTCGACGAGCACCACGAGTGCCACAACCACGGCGAGGACCGTGAGCGCGACCTTGAACTGTGTGGCGGTGAGGAGCACGGCCAGCAGGGTGATCACCAGCGTGCGGCCCTCGTGCCCCCCGACCGTCCGCACCAGCCACTGCGGCGGTGCGCCCGCGTCGCCACGGATGCGGTAGACCGTGTCGTAGTGATGGTAGGCGACCGCGGCCACCAGCCCGAAAGCCGCCGGAAGGGCCCCGTTCACGTCGGCTTTCGCGGCCAGGAACAGGACGGTGAGGTACTCGGCGGCCCGGAAGAACGGGGGGACCAGCCAGTCGAGGGCGCCCTTGAGGGGGCGGGCGACGGCGAGCGCGGAGGTCAGCACGTACCCGAGCGCGGCGACGAGCGGCCAGGGGCCGCCGAAGTCGGTGAGCGCGGCGGTGGCGACGACGGCGGCACCACCGAGGAGGGCGACGGCGGGGGTGGCGAAGCCGGGCAGCCGGCGGGCGGCGGCGCGCAGGCCCTTGGCGCCGGCCTCGGCGAGCGGACCGGAGTCGGCGAGGTCGGCCAGCGCCTTCGCCGCCCGGTCGGTGCGGGTGGCCCTGCGGGTCAGCGAGCGCAGGACGCGGCCCGCGGTGGTGTACGTCGCGGCGAACGCGCAGCCGATCAGCAGTGCGTAGAAGGTGATCCGGGGCGTGGTGAGCGCGGTCAGGACGGCGATCATGGCCCAGCGTTCGCCGATGGGCAGCACGATCATGCGGCGCAGCCACACCGTCCAGCCGACGCTGTCGAGCTTGTCGGAGAGGGCGGCGGTGGGGCTGGTGTTGGCCGAGGCGTCGTGATTGGCCTCGTTGAAGGAGAAGTCGACGACGTGCCGGCAGGTCTGGAGCACCATCGCGCCGAGGGCCAGGGCCCACACGTCGTCGCCGCCGCGGGCCGCTCCGAGGGCGAGGCCCGCGTAGTAGGCGTACTCCTTGGCCCGGTCGAAGGTGGCGTCGAGCCAGGCACCGAGCGTGGAGTACTGAAGGGAGTACCGGGCGAGCTGTCCGTCGGTGCAGTCGAGGACGAAGGAGGCGATGAGCAGGACGCCGGCGGCGACGAAGCCGCCGCGGGTGCCGGTGGCCGCGCAGCCGGCCGCTATGAGCGCGGTGATCAGCGAGGCGGTGGTGACCTGGTTGGGGGTCAGGCCGCGGCGCGCGCACCAGCGGGCGATGTAGCGGGAGTAGGGGCTGATGAAGTGGGTGGTGACGAAGCCGTCGCGGGCCTTGACCGCCGACTTCAGGCGTACGGCCTCGTCGTCGACGGCTGCGACGGCCTGCCGCGCCTCGTTGCGGGCCTGCGGGTCGGCGGGGACGGCGGCTACGAGGCTGCCGAGTTCGGGCCGGTGCACCTCGGCGCCGTCGGCGTCGAGGGCGGCGGTGATCCGGTCGGCGAGGCTGTCGACGGCCACGGCGGTGCCGCCGCCCGCGGAGTTCTCGCGGGCCATCGCGCGGGTCAGCGTCTGGCGGGCGGCCGGCTGGGCGGTCACCGCGCCCGGGATCGCGGCGAGCGGGAAGCGGGGGTCGGTGAGGCCGAGGCGCAGCGCGTGCGGGTGGCCCACGAAACGGGCGTCGACGACGGCGACCCGCTCCTCGCCGGGAGCCCGGGCGAGGAGGGTCTCGGTCTCCGCGGCCCCGGCCGCGAGGTGCACGTCGAAGCCCAGGGACCGCAGCTCGCTCTCGATCGACGAACCCGGGACCGGCTGACCGGTGAGGATGGCGGTCGGCAACCGAACTCACTCCCTGGTGCCGGCGCCTGGACGCCGGGCCTGTGCATGGTGGGACGCCCGTGCCTGGGGCACCCGGGCGGCATGTCGGCAGAGGGTATCGGATGCCGGGAACGCCGTGTTCACCGCCCGTTTGACGGTCGGTCGACGCCACTTGCTCCCGCCTTTGCCGCGATCATCATCGTGGATTCGGGGCCCGCCCGACAAACCGCGCCCCCAGACCGGGCATCGCGGACATCGCACAGTGTCCGCCGTTGTTCGCACAGGGTCAGGACGAGCCTCGGCGGGCCGGTCCCCCGGATGGCTGAGGCCGCACCTTCCGAAATCCTCGCACCACTCTGACCTGCGGAACGTTTCCGCAGGTCAGGGCACATGACAACGGTGTTCAGTGCCGCGTTGCCCGATACCCCCTACCCGTAGTTGACTGGCATCCGGGCGCCGGGTCGCCGGATGCCGGAACACACAGGGAGGCGGCTTTCTCATGGGGGCTGGGCACGATCACGGGCACGCGCACGGGGGGCACGCCGGCGGGACGGCGACCGCCGCGTACCGGGGCAGGCTGCGGGTGGCGCTGGCGATCACCCTCACCGTCATGGTGGTCGAGATCGTCGGCGGTCTGGTCGCCGACTCCCTCGCGCTGATCGCCGACGCCGCGCACATGGCGACCGACGCCCTGGGTCTCGGCATGGCCCTGCTGGCCGTGCACTTCGCGAGCCGCCCACCGAGCGACCGCCGCACCTTCGGCTACGCCCGCGCCGAGATCCTCGCCGCCCTGGCCAACTGCCTGCTGCTGCTCGGGGTCGGTGGTTACGTCCTGTACGAGGCGATCGACCGGTTCGTCACGCCGGCCGACACCGCGGGCGGCCCGACCGTCGTCTTCGGCGCGATCGGCCTGGTGGCGAACATGGTGTCGCTGTCGCTGCTGATGCGCGGCCAGAAGGAGAGCCTGAACGTACGGGGCGCCTTCCTGGAGGTGGCGGCCGACGCGCTGGGCTCCCTGGCGGTGATCGTCTCGGCGCTGGTGATCCTGGCCACCGGCTGGCAGCCCGCCGACCCGATCGCGTCGCTGCTGATCGGTCTGATGATCGTGCCGCGAACCTTGCGGTTGCTGCGCGAGACCCTGGACGTGCTGCTCGAGGCGGCACCCAAGGGCGTGGACATCGCGGAGGTGCGCGCCCACATACTGGCCCTCGACGGGGTCGAGGACGTGCACGACCTGCACGCCTGGACCATCACCTCCGGCATGCCCGTGCTGTCGGCGCACGTGGTGGTGGACGGCGAGGCGCTGAGCGCGATCGGCCACGAGAAGATGCTCCACGAGTTGCAGGGCTGCCTGGGCGACCACTTCGACGTGGAGCACTGCACGTTCCAGCTGGAGCCCAGCGGTCACGCGCAGCACGAGGCACGACTGTGCCGCTGAGCCGTGACGCGGCGGACGACCGGGGGCGCGCACGTCCCGGAACGCGCCGTTGAACGCTCCGTTCCGCCGCCGCGCCACTGGAGGAGGCGCGGACCGGACGGTTCCCGGGGTGTGCCCTCGGGAACGGTTCACCGTCGGGCCCCTGCTCGGTGTCCGACCGGCCGCCCCCGGTGCCCGCACGGGCACGCGGGACATGCGGGTGTGCCGGGAAGTGCCGAGAGTGCCGGATTCGTACGGCACACTTGGGGCGCGAGGACCGATGTGAAGGATGGGTATGCCGATCACTCCTGCCACCGCGACGCCCAGCTCGTCGAACGGCACCGCAGAAGCCATTTTGCTGGAACTGGTCGACGAGAACGGTGTGACGATCGGCACCGCGGAGAAGCTCTCCGCGCACCAGCCGCCGGGGCGGCTGCACCGCGCCTTCTCCGTGTTCCTCTTCGACGAGCGGGGGCGGCTGCTGATCCAGCAGCGGGCGCTGGGCAAGTACCACTCCCCCGGTGTGTGGTCCAACACCTGCTGCGGTCACCCCTATCCCGGCGAGGCGCCGTTCGCCGCGGCGGCCCGGCGGACGTTCGAGGAGCTGGGGGTGTCGCCCTCCCTGCTCGCCGAGGCCGGCACGGTGCGCTACAACCATCCCGACCCGGCCTCCGGGCTGGTCGAGCAGGAGTACAACCACCTCTTCGTCGGCCTGGTGCAGTCCGAGCCGCGCCCGGACCCGGAGGAAGTGGCGGGGACGGCCTTCGTGTCCCCGGCCGAGCTGACCGAGCGGCACGCGAAGGACACGTTCTCGGCGTGGTTCATGACGGTGCTGGACGCGGCCCGGCCGGCCGTGCGCGAGCTGACGGGCACGTCCGCGGGCTGGTGAAGGACGTCCCGGCGCCGGGCCCGACGCCTGCCGCCGGGCCCGGCGGGTACTGCCGGGCCCGCCGCGTCTAGCGCGGGGCGTGCTTGAGCGGCAGGGCCGCCCAGATCACCTTGCCGCCGCTCGCGGTGTGGGCCACGTCGCAGGCCCCGCCCGCCTCGCGGGTCGTCTCGCGGACCAGGAGCAGGCCGCGCCCACCGGTGCGGCCGTGGTCGGTCTCCAGGGCGGTCGGACGATAGGGGTGGTCGTCCTCCACGGCCACCCGCACCCACTCGGGCCCGACCGCGACCTCCACGGCGAGCACCGGGGAGAGCACCGCCGCGTGCCGGACCGCGTTCGTGACCAGTTCCGAGACGATCAGCAGCAGGGTCTGCGTCACGTCGTCGGAGACCGGCACGCCCTGGCGCACCAGCAGGTCGCGCACGGCGTGCCGGGCCTGCGGGACCGAGGCGTCCACGGCGGGGGCGGTGAACCGCCAGACACCTTCGTACGGCAGCGGCCCGGCGGGCCCGGTCTCGTCCATCGTCCGGTCGCCACCCCTGGGCTCGATTGTCACCACACCCCTGAGTGTTGGTAACGCGCCGCGCCGCCCCCACGGACTGAACACAAGTCAGCATGTATCGAGCGGTTTCTGACCGTTGGCGCATGAGACGCGACCGTTCCTGACCCGCCCGCCCGGCCGCCCGATACGGAGAGGCCGGTGGATAGCATCCGGTCCATGGAGCCGCAGCTGCTGCACCGGGTCGCCGACTCGGTCGCCACCGTCGTCGTCCACCACCCGGCCAAGCGCAACGCCATGACGACCGCGATGTGGCGGGCGCTGCCCGGCCTCCTCGACGACCTGGCCGCCGATCCGGGGGTGCGGGCGCTGGTGCTCACCGGCGAGGGCGCGACGTTCTGCGCCGGGGCCGACATCTCGACCCTGCGCGAGTCGGCCGGGGAGGCGCAGGGTCTGGCGGTGCGGGCCGAGGAGGCCCTCGCCGCGTTTCCCAAGCCGACGCTCGCGGCGATCCGAGGGCACTGCGTGGGCGGCGGGGCGCAGTTGGCGGCGGCGTGCGACCTGCGGTTCGCCGAGGAGACGGCGCTGTTCGGCGTGACCCCGGCCAAGCTGGGAGTCGTGTATCCGGCCTCCGCGACCCGGCGGCTGGTGGCCCTGACGGGGCCCGCCACGGCGAAGTACCTGCTGCTCAGCGGCGAGTTGATCGATGCCGCGCGAGCGCTGCGCACGGGCCTGGTGGACGAGGTGCTGCCGGAGGGCGAGCTCGGCAAGCGGGTGGCGGAGTTCACCCGGGTGCTGGTGTCCCGTTCCCTGCTGACGCAGGCCGCGGCGAAGGAGTTCGCCGCCGGACGCACGGACCGGGACGCCCACTGGGCCGCGCAGGCGCGGGGCAGCGGCGACACCGCGGAGGGGGTCGCCGCCTTCCTGGAGCGCAGGCAGCCGTGTTTCGGCTGGAACGGGCCTACTTCAGGATGAACCGGTTCCTCGTGCGGAACTCCTCGACGAGGTGGGCGGGCGCCTTGTCCGGGGACCCGGCGTCGTAGGGCGGCCGCGGGTCGTACTCGGTGAGCAGCTGGACCGCCTGGGCGTGCTCGTCGCCGGCGATCCGGCCGACCAGGGTGAGGCCCATGTCGATGCCGGCGGAGACGCCGGCAGCGGTGACGTACTTGCCGTCGGTGACGACCCGCTCCCCGGTCGGCTCGGCGCCGTACCCCTTCAGGAGGTCCAGGGCCAGCCAGTGCGAGGTGGCGCGGCGGCCGCTCAGCAGTCCCGCGGCGGCGAGCAGCAGCGATCCGGAGCAGACGGAGGTGGTCCAGGTACTGGCGGCGTCGGCGGCGCGGAGCCAGTCCAGCAGGGTCTCGTTGTCCATCTGCGCGTCCTGCCCGGGGCCGCCCGGCACGACGACGACGTCCGGGTCCGGCACGTCCGCCAGGGTCCGGTCGGCGGTGAGCGCCAGGCTCCCCGTGTCGTTGCGGACCGGCCCGGTCCGCTCGGCGACGAACACGGTCTCGGCGCCCGGAATGCGGCTCATGGTCTCGTACGGGCCCACGGCGTCGAGGGCGGTGAAACGGTCGAAGAGAACGATGGCTGTGCGCACGTGCTGCCTCTTTCGGTT encodes the following:
- a CDS encoding iron-containing alcohol dehydrogenase family protein translates to MPVLTRLIPSPVVVDIRAGALDDLGCVLADERISHSGKLAVAVSGGSGARLRDRVAPSLPGADWFEVGGGTLDDAIKLAGAMKGGHYDAVVGLGGGKIIDCAKFAAARIGLPLVAVPTNLAHDGLCSPVATLDNDAGRGSYGVPNPIAVVIDLDVIRAAPARFVRAGIGDAVSNVSAIADWELANRIKGERIDGLAAAMARQAGEAVLRHPGGIGDNDFLQVLAEALVLSGIAMSVSGDSRPSSGACHEINHAFDLLFPERAAAHGEQCGLGAAFAMYLRGAHEESANMARVLRRHGLPVLPEEIGFTPEEFFRAVEFAPQTRPGRYTILEHLDLTTDQIKDLYADYVKAIGS
- a CDS encoding phosphocholine cytidylyltransferase family protein — protein: MIGLVLAAGAGRRLRPYTDTLPKALVPVGPEGAEDGITVLDLTLANFAEVGLTEVGIIVGYRKEAVYDRQAELEQKYGVKLTLIDNDKAEEWNNAYSLWCGRDALKDGVILANGDTVHPVSVEKTLLAARGDGKKIILALDTVKNLADEEMKVVVDPDKGVQRITKLMDPADATGEYIGVTLIEGEAAAELADALKTTFERDPQLYYEDGYQELVNRGFKVDVAPIGDVKWVEIDNHDDLAKGREIACQY
- a CDS encoding DUF5941 domain-containing protein — protein: MPTAILTGQPVPGSSIESELRSLGFDVHLAAGAAETETLLARAPGEERVAVVDARFVGHPHALRLGLTDPRFPLAAIPGAVTAQPAARQTLTRAMARENSAGGGTAVAVDSLADRITAALDADGAEVHRPELGSLVAAVPADPQARNEARQAVAAVDDEAVRLKSAVKARDGFVTTHFISPYSRYIARWCARRGLTPNQVTTASLITALIAAGCAATGTRGGFVAAGVLLIASFVLDCTDGQLARYSLQYSTLGAWLDATFDRAKEYAYYAGLALGAARGGDDVWALALGAMVLQTCRHVVDFSFNEANHDASANTSPTAALSDKLDSVGWTVWLRRMIVLPIGERWAMIAVLTALTTPRITFYALLIGCAFAATYTTAGRVLRSLTRRATRTDRAAKALADLADSGPLAEAGAKGLRAAARRLPGFATPAVALLGGAAVVATAALTDFGGPWPLVAALGYVLTSALAVARPLKGALDWLVPPFFRAAEYLTVLFLAAKADVNGALPAAFGLVAAVAYHHYDTVYRIRGDAGAPPQWLVRTVGGHEGRTLVITLLAVLLTATQFKVALTVLAVVVALVVLVESIRFWVAAHQVGAPAVHDEGEPA
- a CDS encoding cation diffusion facilitator family transporter → MGAGHDHGHAHGGHAGGTATAAYRGRLRVALAITLTVMVVEIVGGLVADSLALIADAAHMATDALGLGMALLAVHFASRPPSDRRTFGYARAEILAALANCLLLLGVGGYVLYEAIDRFVTPADTAGGPTVVFGAIGLVANMVSLSLLMRGQKESLNVRGAFLEVAADALGSLAVIVSALVILATGWQPADPIASLLIGLMIVPRTLRLLRETLDVLLEAAPKGVDIAEVRAHILALDGVEDVHDLHAWTITSGMPVLSAHVVVDGEALSAIGHEKMLHELQGCLGDHFDVEHCTFQLEPSGHAQHEARLCR
- the idi gene encoding isopentenyl-diphosphate Delta-isomerase, whose product is MPITPATATPSSSNGTAEAILLELVDENGVTIGTAEKLSAHQPPGRLHRAFSVFLFDERGRLLIQQRALGKYHSPGVWSNTCCGHPYPGEAPFAAAARRTFEELGVSPSLLAEAGTVRYNHPDPASGLVEQEYNHLFVGLVQSEPRPDPEEVAGTAFVSPAELTERHAKDTFSAWFMTVLDAARPAVRELTGTSAGW
- a CDS encoding ATP-binding protein: MDETGPAGPLPYEGVWRFTAPAVDASVPQARHAVRDLLVRQGVPVSDDVTQTLLLIVSELVTNAVRHAAVLSPVLAVEVAVGPEWVRVAVEDDHPYRPTALETDHGRTGGRGLLLVRETTREAGGACDVAHTASGGKVIWAALPLKHAPR
- a CDS encoding enoyl-CoA hydratase/isomerase family protein, producing MEPQLLHRVADSVATVVVHHPAKRNAMTTAMWRALPGLLDDLAADPGVRALVLTGEGATFCAGADISTLRESAGEAQGLAVRAEEALAAFPKPTLAAIRGHCVGGGAQLAAACDLRFAEETALFGVTPAKLGVVYPASATRRLVALTGPATAKYLLLSGELIDAARALRTGLVDEVLPEGELGKRVAEFTRVLVSRSLLTQAAAKEFAAGRTDRDAHWAAQARGSGDTAEGVAAFLERRQPCFGWNGPTSG
- a CDS encoding DJ-1/PfpI family protein, whose amino-acid sequence is MRTAIVLFDRFTALDAVGPYETMSRIPGAETVFVAERTGPVRNDTGSLALTADRTLADVPDPDVVVVPGGPGQDAQMDNETLLDWLRAADAASTWTTSVCSGSLLLAAAGLLSGRRATSHWLALDLLKGYGAEPTGERVVTDGKYVTAAGVSAGIDMGLTLVGRIAGDEHAQAVQLLTEYDPRPPYDAGSPDKAPAHLVEEFRTRNRFILK